In Thermococcus gorgonarius, the genomic window TTCACGTGATACTCCTCTCGGAGGAGATCCCGATTTTTGAGAATCTAACCAACTTGGAAGAAGTGCTTGGGATGGAATTTGTTTTTATAGCTCTCCCCCTCAAAATAGAGGGCGGATCCGGGAGCCCCGTTAGGGCAGTTGCCATCCTTGAGGAGTGATCATTCCTCTTCTTCGCCTGTGCTCTTTTCGATGATGCTCTTAAGAGCCTCGGCCAGTTTCTCGTTCCTGTCTCTGAGCTTTCTGTTCTCTTCTTCCAGTTTTTCAACTTTGTCCCTGAGTTTTTTCAGCTCTTCGATAAGTGGCGTTACCTTGGATTTCGGTATGTATTCGGATTTCATGTTTTTGATTATTGAAAGGGCCTCTTCCAGGTTAGCTGCCCCGGTTATCTCCAAGAGTCTTTTCTCAACAGTTGAAAGCTTCCCAGAGCGTTTTTCGTACTCCAAAACACGCTTCTCGAGCTCTTTAACTTTTCTATCCATTTCCCTGTACTTCTCTAGTTCCTCCTTCAGCAGCCTTATTTCCTCCTCCCTGGCTTCAAGTGCCTTCTTCAGTTCGTGGTTCTTCACCACGAGCTTCTCGTATTTCTCCAGAAAGCCTTTGACTGAATTGGTGAGTTCAGTAGTGGTTCCGACCAGCGAGGAGAATAGCTTGCCCTCGATTTCAGATATTCTCCTGTCCACTATCTCGTTTACCTTTTCTTCGATTATTTTCGAGTACTGCCTTTCTATCTTGGATGGCTCGGGTACTCCAAGCTGAAGGCGCTCCTCCAGCTCGTTTATCCTTGGTATTAGGCTGCTAACTCCTTCAACAAGAACCATCTTTCTCTGGAGTTCCTCAACGTTTGCCTCCAAAGATTTGATGCGCTTTTCCAGGGACGAATCCCTTTCCCGCATTTCTGTTCTTGTGGAATCCAGATTTTGCTTGAGCTTCTCTATTTTCTCAGCGAGTGCGTTCTTCTCAATGTGGAACTCCCTTATTAATGCAGCCAGGGCTTGAAGAGAGAGAAGGGAGTAGTCTCTGAGCTCCTCCGCCTCCGGGATGATGGCCTTTACTGTGTCCCAGTCCCTAAGCGTCTTTAGCTCGGAGAGAATCTCGACGTGCCTTTCCCGGAGGTAGTCCCAGGTTATCCCTTGCCTTCCCTTGTCGAACATGCCCCATCGATCTGGAATAGTTCTCAAAATTTAAATAGATTTTGTGTAGGTTGATACATTCGAGGGGAGTAACTCAACCGAAAGATTTATAAAGTCACACCGGGGAGTATAAGTCGGTACGGCGGCCATAGCGGCGGGGTTACACCCGGTCTCGTTTCGATCCCGGAAGTTAAGCCCGCCTGCGTTCCCGGGTGTACTGCCCTCCGGGAGGGGGCGGGAAACCGGGAACGCCGCCGGCCACTATCTTCTCCATCAGCTTTTTAATTGGAGCAGACTATCTACTCACATGAGCGACCCCTATCTGGAACTCGTGGGTCTCCTTGGAATTCATGAGAGAAAGGAACCTCTGTCAGCTGAAAGACGGGCCAGGGAGTTTTTGAAGCACCTCCAGGAACTGAAACCCGGGGACGAGGCTACCGTTAGGGGTTTTCTTCTTCTCAGGATTCCCCCAAATGCTCCCAAAGATGCAGTCTACTACATTCTCGCTCCCTTACCTCCCGGTGAGCTTAGAAAAGCTGGATATCAGTTTCCAAGGGCTTACGCCGTGGTAAGGATAGATGACAAAACCGAGATAAAGGGGCGTTTGAGCTCTGGCTCATACGTAGAGGTAAAGGCCATTGTAGATGCCTACCCGTGGGGGAACCTAAAACTCCTCCGGGCGTTGCGTGTTAGTACCCTCCAATACTCCCAATACTGGGCTCAATACCGGGATCTCATGTTGAAGCCCAAGGAAGTGGAGGAGCTCATTGATGAAACAGTACACACCACAAAGAGCTTTCGAGACGCTCTCCTTTACTCTATCTACGGTGGAACTCCTCTTCTTGAGTCGCCAACCGGGTGGGGTGAAGGAAGCGAATTCTCTCTCCTGAGTAGCAGGAAGAGAGAAGTGGGTTTAGTTACGATGTGGCGCATTCTCCGGGTTGTTCATTCCCTCTTCCCCTGGGAACTCCAGCTTAGGAAGGAGAGAAAGCTTCAATACTCTGATCCCTTCTTTGACTTGGATTTTACTGTGATTAACCCCAACCAAGAACCCTTCAGATATTACGTTCCCGGTTCCCCTTTGAGGATTTCAAAGTTTGCCCAGAGAGCCCTTGAGGGCAAGAACGCTATAGGTTTGTTGTCCCTGCCGAAGCGTGCCAGTCCGGTTGATGGGCTGGTCAGTATGGCGGAATTGCCCTTTGTTTTTATACCCCAGGAGGACGAGAGACCGTACCTCCAGGACACTAAGTTGCTCTCCAAGTTCATGCCGAATCTGATAGCCACGATTTTCATCGAGCGGGAGCGGTACGGAAGTGTTTCAATCAGGGACAGCGAGGTTGAAATCCTCAGGAGGAAGTTTGAGGAATGGCTTATCGAAAAGAGGGAAGAATACGGTTGGAAGTTCGATGTTTTGACGATCCCAGGGGCTGTTTTGGACATCAGAAGAAGGTATGAGCTGACCCTTCGGCTCTTTGGCTCGGTTGGTCGTTTTAGGGGCAGGCTTGGACGGAATGAGGTTAGGACTGTTATGGAGGTGAACGAGGAAATTTTAAACGACTGGATGGTGGTTGTTGATAGCCTCCCCCAGAGCGAACTTCAGAAACTTCTGAGCCTTAAGGAATACCGGTTATACTTGCCGGCTGACAGGCGGATCGCCAAGGCCCTCGAAATCTTCAGGGACATCGAGGCAACCACGTTGAGCGGTGAAGTCGACAGGGTGGAGTTTCTGGATGCCCTTCTGAAGTTCGGTTTTTCCAGAGAATGGGCCGAGAGAACACTGGAAAGGCTCATAAAGGAGGGATACATTTACGAGCCTGCAAGAGGAAAGCTTAAACTGGTGAGATGAATGGGTAAAAGGGAACTCAGGGCAAGAGAGCAGAGGGAAAAGAAAAAAATAGCCGCGGAGAGGGTTGACGTTCTCTTCACTCTGGCTGAGAGGGTCTTTCCGTATGATAGAGATCTGGCCAAGAGATATGTTGAGATAGCCCTTGCCGTCCAGCAGAAGGCCAAAATCAGACTCCCCCGGAAGTGGAAGCGGAGATACTGTAAGAAATGCCACTCCTTCCTCGTACCAGGTGTTAACGCGAGAGTCCGGCTCAGGAGCAAACCCTATCCCCACGTTGTAATAAAGTGCCTTGAGTGTGGCAACATAATGCGCTATCCCTATCTGAGGGAGAAAAAGGAAAGACGTAACTAGGTCTTCGATTCCTCTGCCTCGGCAACGGCTATTTTCATGAGTCCGTCCATGACGCTCTTCATTACGAGCTCGCTCGTGTCCTTTATCTCGCTGAGCTTTGCTTTTATCAACTTCCTGAACTTGGGGTTATGAACCGCTATCTCGGGTAGCTTTAGAGAGGCCATAAGGATGGGTGCGGAGCCGGACTACGTTGGACTTGTAATAAGCAGAAACTTTGAGAGACTCGTCAGGCTCAGGAGAAAAAGACAGCAGAGCATGGCCAGCTTTATTGGCATAATCTACGGTTTAACGGCTTCGTTTGCATTCGCCCTTGCCGCCTCGTTCCAAGTTGCCTACAGTATCAATACCCTTTTTGGTCAGCTGAACGTACCTACCGAGTACATTGGGGACATCATTCATGTTATCCCTCCTTCGGGAATGACCTTTGTCATGTACGTCATGCTCACAATAATGATAGTTCATTCTCTGCTTTCGGCCGTGTCAATCAAAGTCGCTGATGGAGGACACGTCTACGTTGCGATGAAATACTTTGTCATCCTTCTCTGGATATTCGCCGCCGGCATGTACGCAGGCCAAGTTTTGATGGAGAAGATGATGAATCTCGGAAGCGGTTCAACTCAGGTGCTTGCTGTACTCTTCCAGAGCCTTTGACCAAAATTGTGATTAAGCCTTCGTCTTAGATAAGATACGGGAAGAACCATGGAGGACGAGAGGAAGAAATGGGAAAAGCTGGTCGAAGCCCTTGAGATTGAGGGCATTATACGCGATTCCCGGGTTAAAGAGGCCTTTCTTAAAGTTCCCAGATATCTTTTTGTCGAGGGCAGATACAGAAAATACGCCCATCTGGACGAGCCCCTTCCGATCCCAGCGGGACAGACCATCTCAGCCCCCCACATGGTGGCGATAATGCTTCAGCTGGCCGATTTAAGGCCCGGAATAAACGTTCTGGAGGTCGGAACGGGGAGCGGGTGGAACGCCGCTTTGATAGCCGAGCTCGTAAAGACCGACGTTTACACCGTTGAGAGGATTCCGGAGCTCGTTGAGTTTGCAAGGAGAAATCTGGAGCGCGCTGGCTACTCGGATAGGGTTCACGTGATTCCAGGAGACGGCACCAAGGGCTTTCCACCCAAGGCTCCCTACGACAGGATAATAGTCACCGCCGGAGCACCTGAGATTCCAAAACCGCTGATAGAGCAGCTCAAGCCCGGGGGAAAGCTCATAATCCCAGTGGGGAGCTACCACCTCTGGCAGGATCTCCTGGAGGTTATAAAACGTCCCAACGGCTCGATAAAGATTAAAAACCATGGCGGCGTTGCATTCGTGCCCCTCATCGGGGAGTATGGATGGAAAGAGTAGCCCGAGCGTTTAAGTTTTTATATCCTGCACTAACGGATATTGGCTATGATGAGATTGGCCTTTGGGGTCATCGATGCCCGGGATCGACGGCCTGAGCCACTCCGTCAAATTTTTAAGCCTTCTCCTTTTAGTAACCCTCGGGTAGATTAAGTTGTGGGGGTGATTGAATGCCAGCGATCGAGGAGGTCACCGTGAGGAGCTTTGAGAGGATAGGCATGCACTCCCACATAAAGGGCCTCGGCCTGGACGAGAACGGAAAGGCAAAGTTCATGGCGGACGGAATGGTCGGGCAGGTTAAAGCCAGGGA contains:
- a CDS encoding ribonuclease P protein component 4, with the protein product MGKRELRAREQREKKKIAAERVDVLFTLAERVFPYDRDLAKRYVEIALAVQQKAKIRLPRKWKRRYCKKCHSFLVPGVNARVRLRSKPYPHVVIKCLECGNIMRYPYLREKKERRN
- a CDS encoding protein-L-isoaspartate(D-aspartate) O-methyltransferase, producing the protein MEDERKKWEKLVEALEIEGIIRDSRVKEAFLKVPRYLFVEGRYRKYAHLDEPLPIPAGQTISAPHMVAIMLQLADLRPGINVLEVGTGSGWNAALIAELVKTDVYTVERIPELVEFARRNLERAGYSDRVHVIPGDGTKGFPPKAPYDRIIVTAGAPEIPKPLIEQLKPGGKLIIPVGSYHLWQDLLEVIKRPNGSIKIKNHGGVAFVPLIGEYGWKE
- a CDS encoding V-type ATP synthase subunit I domain-containing protein gives rise to the protein MFDKGRQGITWDYLRERHVEILSELKTLRDWDTVKAIIPEAEELRDYSLLSLQALAALIREFHIEKNALAEKIEKLKQNLDSTRTEMRERDSSLEKRIKSLEANVEELQRKMVLVEGVSSLIPRINELEERLQLGVPEPSKIERQYSKIIEEKVNEIVDRRISEIEGKLFSSLVGTTTELTNSVKGFLEKYEKLVVKNHELKKALEAREEEIRLLKEELEKYREMDRKVKELEKRVLEYEKRSGKLSTVEKRLLEITGAANLEEALSIIKNMKSEYIPKSKVTPLIEELKKLRDKVEKLEEENRKLRDRNEKLAEALKSIIEKSTGEEEE